From the genome of Leishmania panamensis strain MHOM/PA/94/PSC-1 chromosome 4 sequence:
TCTCCtccgtgctgcagcagggctgTCGCACTCATCTCAGAAGGTTCTGGGGAGGATGGTGCGCAGGGGTACTTGTTCTCGCTGTTGGGGCATACTGGAAAGTAGAGCTTTCGCATCGCCGGTGGAACACGCCGCCACAACCAGTCCTCTCCCCAGTCGCGCAGGGACGATGAGTTCATCGACTCCCTCGCTGACCCCTTTCCCGGCgcgtctgcctctgccgcagagcagcggcaacgctgCGCGTATGTCAGAAGCCCATTTTCCCTCGACGGCGGGTTCTGCGAAACGAGGACACCCCAGACCTGCACCCCCTCCGAGTCGTCACGTCCTGAGCGACCTCGACACCACCCCACTCCTTCGTGGCGCGGCCTTTTGGGTGCCGCTTGCGAGTTACGGCTGCTGCATCTGCTGGTGTGATTGCCCGCCGAAGCTGGTGCGTACATCGAGAACTGCTcgcatagagagagagaggctgcaAGAGTGTTAATGAGTGTGGGTAGCAGGGACGCGTGTccaggggggagggggcagggggtgCACGACTTCGTATGTGGCTGTGCGACTTTGCGCGTGCGCTTTATGTATGCGATGTGTggcctctttcctctgtgAGAGGGcgggcgggggtgggtgggtgtgggggagtGGAGTGGGCCGGAGACAAGACGAGTGATGAGGCGCCAGGAGGCAGACACGACGTCTGTGCGGTAATGGAGGGAAACAAGAGGCGTGATCGTGGAGAGGTGGCCTCTTGTATGCCCTATATATGCTCGGAAGCACGTGTCTGCCAAACGGATGGCCAAGCAGCACTgcaccccccaaaaaaaacaGTGGAAAGCGCCGGAGGTGACGATGGCGATCATGTCTGTTGTGTGCCTGCGTCTATTGTCTGAAGAgattacacacacacacacacacgcagacacacaccgtTGCTGGGGTTGTTTATCTTTCGTGTAGAACCTAAACAgagacgtgtgcgtgttgttgCTCCCCTTTCCCTACTACCCTCACGCCGGCGTCAGGCCAAGCGAGGGACTGCGgcaggaaggagaaaaagcCGAGCAAAGAAGcccagacacgcacacgcccacgcgtAGAAACAAGAGCGCAGGTTTACATACACGCGcaagtgagagagcgagcgaaaAGGCACAGAACAGACGAGCATCCGCATCTTTCTCTTCATTGTCTTCTCCGTGTCCGCTCGTGCTTAGCTTGatgaggtgtgtgtgtgtgtgtgtcgggggggggggggtgggacGGCGAATGGCGAGGGGCGGTGCGCGCCGTtgagctgtgcgtgtgcgtgcatccAAGTCACGTGTGTGGTCCGCATGTtgtcccccttctcccctctctagTCCCGCTGTCCTTTTCCGTTGTTTCATGCGCCACTTCTCTCGGCGATGCGTGCGGCTGGGTCGTTCacgcagggagagggagaggggaaaactCGCCTCGCTTCTTGTACTTTCAAACTTGGTCTACAGGAGGAAAATAAATATACCCATGCGCGCACAGTCCCGTGCACGCATGCCCCCCCTTTGCCCTCGTCGGGATTACTAGCACTGGCCCACTGACAGGGGACTACGCCtggggcggcggcatcggGTGTTCGCTCTGGCACTGCGTGAAGTAGTCCCACGCCCACTTGCAGCCGTCGGCGGACTCGGGGTTCGCCTCAAGGCACTTGGAGTAGCCCAGAAGTTGCGGCGTGCAGGCGTacccctcctgctgcgcagcctgcgccagctgctgcgcctctgcaggCTGCGTCGGAGCCTGGTTGTTGTGGCCGTAGAGGTAGTTGCTGATGCCGTGGCCCAGCACGCTGCCACCGGCGACGGCCGCCATCGTGCCGAGgatgccactgccaccaccgccggccaTCGGACGTTGCACATAAATGTTCGTAACGCCgttcggctgctgcgggtgtgcCTGCGCCTGCGGGTGGGGTGTCGACTggtggagcggcgccgccgccttcggtGGCGGgtgcggtgcggcggcggaggcgtggcggctgctgccaccgctggtacgaggagctgcacggGAGCGAGCCATTCGGTTAGTTGTTAGGtgggtgaagagagagaggttgcGGGACGAGAAGAACCTAGCAAAGTGAGCGCTGATGCGTGAGTGAAGTTGGGCACAAGAGAGATGGGAGGATGAGACGACTGTTCCAACTCAGCAAGACCACCCGTGAAAACGAAAGCCaaggggtgggtgagtggtgAATCCCCCCATGGGCGAGTAGCCcgagagcggggggaggaggagagagggcgagagtgCGGTGAAGAGTGACAGAGATGAGGAGGGCGCAGGCACGGGTGTAGCGAACCGCTCTGCATGCGAGGGGGGACAACGTAGGTTGCGCAAACATTCACGCCTAAAGCGACGTGTCCCCACATATCACGTCAGACAGCGAGGGATTGGGAGTGGAgtgacgaggagagagaccaaAGACATGCAGCGCCCCagatgagggggagggtggagaggagtgaagaagagagatgtTCCGCCTCAactgtgtgcgtgcccaGTGCGTTGCGACGCCCATCTGGGGACAGTTGAAAGGCGCCAAACGGCTTGCACCACTTCCCCTCAGCTTATCCCCCCTCTCAATctgcacaccgacacacccacacacacgcacacacacccctcgaGCGTAGATGCACTACTTTGGTGCTTTCATGTCTGACTTCGATGAGATTcacaaggagaggaaaaaaaagcttTGCTCAGTCGTTTTCTTGGCTTTTTATAGCGAACCCACTcattgccccctccccctccccccgctcacCATCTGCGTCGGTACCGACAAGTCGATGCACGCGGGGGTGAGTGGGCCCGCCCCGTCATCCAACACCGTCAAGCACATACAGAAATATaccggcacacgcacacgcacacgcacacacaacacagagTTTCATATATGACTGCTCGTGTATTCGCACGCGCAGCTCAACGCCTACAGCAACGGACctgaagaggaaagagggcaTGGGGGTGGGGAACTCATCTCTGTTCATCTCTCCATACCTCCTTAGGAGtgacgcagagagagagagagagacagacagacacacctacacacaagGTATCATTGCTGTCATACTTCACGGCTTGGCATACGTGCGAGTCCACTCGCGGGCCGTCTGCATCGCACCGGCCTCGTCATCCTTCCAATGCTCCGCGACGTCGTTCGCCAGCGGGTCGTCTGGGTTAGGGCTCGACATGAGGATCTGAATagacagcagcaccttgttgatcagcagcgccggcgaccACTTGTCCTTGATGATGTCGAGGCAAATGCGACCCACCTTGTCTACGTTCGGGTGATAAATGCGCGTGAGAAAGCGCACTTTTGGCGGCTTCATCGGGTACTCCTCCGGCAGAAAAAGCTCCAGGCGGAAGAGACCGCCCTCATAGCACGACTGTGGCGGTCCCTGGATTGTCACCATGAAGTAGCGCGGGTTCTCACTGGTCGGCGTAGCCGTGATGCCGGGCGGGCATTCCCTCTGGAGTTTCTCCGTCTCCTTGATAATGCGTGTCGTGAGCATGGCTCCCGGCgacggaggagaggaggaggaggggggggggtcgggAAAGGAGGTCACAGACAAGCTGCTGCGTACTGCCAGTGGCAAGTGCCTCGGTCACGAGCGACGCCGATGGTCTGTAGGCACTGATGGACACGCACAGGCGTCGGTTGATGACTgcaagagcgagggagggaagggagggggagtggtaACGGGACGGACGgaagtggagagggggggagggcgagtgcgtgcgtgcttgatggagaggaaaagagtgaGTGACTCAAAGCACAATGTGGCTGCCAACAAACGCACCGTTTTGCTTTACAccagaggggaggaggaggggggcgggcgcacgcacgcacgcttcgtctctctctcacgcacgCTCGCAAGCACGTActcttccacacacacacacacacacgagggaagggagggggtgggagagagagcgggatgGATTGACGTTGGAGACGatagcacacacacatacacacgacGCACGGACTAATAAGGGAGCCAAGGGGCCAATAAAGAGATCGCGGGTTCAGTAAAATAtgaggcgaggagagaggggaaaagctAATGCGGTGTGCGTACGATGAACGtgcagggggagaggggagggaagggagtgGAGTAGAGGAGCGAAGCGATGCACAGAAGTGTGTAGGTGCCATGATGATGACTGTGAAGAGCGCAGCAGAGGCTCGTCGTTGGTAGCGCGCACGCCGAAGCGCTTGGTGTTGGCACATCGATAggaggggcggagagggaagagtACCGCGAATCCTCTGACAAGCGGGTGGCCTCCCAAGGTGGACGTGTGTTGGTATGCGTgtagcagcagaggaagtgacacacacacacacgtgcgtacCTGCGTCATCTGAAGCTTGACGCTTTGCCACCACCGTGCaactccgcctctgccttgaAACCCTCTCCGGTATCCACTGGCCCTCGCCGCTTCCGCCTGTCCCGTTCACCTCTCCATCACCACGAAACACTGtgaagagagcagcgaggTAGGAATGCGAGTAAGAGACAGAGGGAAACGACTGAGAGGGGCGAGGGTGGGAGAGGTAGCGCGCGAGGTGGCTACATcgggcagagagagagagagtaatGATTTCACTTCCACCTGGCATAgggtacacgcacacgcacacacccagacGCAGGACATCGATAGAACTAATGTGGCGGGGGTGTGGCGGATACTGCCGAagtgaaaggagagggaataGAGAACAAGACAAGGAAACTatgaaagagggagagagagggcctggggtacgcgtgtgtgtgtgtgtgtgtgccaaaTACTTTACATGAagatgcgcgcgtgtgtgtgtgggtgggggtcTGTGATGCGggagcgcacacgcatggACTGGAGAGCGGGGTGCGGGCGCGGCGAGAGAACACTGGTGGCGTACATCAACGGAAGAGCGACGCAGCACCCGCAAAGAGGGCCGTGTGGGTGGGGCGGTgccggagagagagagaggcgaagagaaggaaagaccAGGAGGGGTAAACCAAACAGGCAACGCTGGCGgacttgcgcagcagcagcgttgctATCGACGCTACGTGTGTTatggcagctgcgctgagTGGATATTCCcgcttgcctcctctccccttcatcGCACACGGATCACCCTGGCAGGGAGCTACGGCGTGCGGCATCCTGCGCCATCTTCACCCGCTCCGTGTGCGCTGTCAGTCGCTCTTGCAAGCTTGTTTCGAAATTCACTCGCTCGCGACTCACCGCCAGCTCCCGcgccttctgctcctctACCCACATTCTCAGCGCTGCCTTGCGTGCCGTCACGTACGCCAGCCGCGACCGTAGCTCCGCCACTTCGCTCTCGAGGACTTTGCACTGCACTACCGTCGCTTCCCGCACGTCTTGGCCGTCTAGCAGATGCTCTTGCGTGGCTTTGGAGCGTTCGCGAGCGAGGATGGCGCAGGCGTCGATGGAGAGCTGTGCCtcgtcgaggaggcgccgGAGAAGGACGCCGCGCTCTGGAAGATCGACGGTTACCTGCCGGATGAGCTCCTCACCGAGAAGGCTTAGTTGCACTAATGTCCGCTCCTTGTTCAGCTCCACCACATTTAGCGTCGAAAAGACGGTAGccgagccgccgccgctagCCGACATGGCGGCCGGttgcgctggcagcggcttcagtgtgcgcgtgcagaCCTGCTTGTCTGGGGTGGCGAGGATGATCGTAGTTGCTGGCGCTTTCTGGCCCTTCGCGGAGGCTGCCTTCatgctgctactgctgctgctggcgttcTCCTGTTTGAGCCGTGTGCCCGGAGACAGACCAGATGCTGCCGGGGCCGATgcggtgtgccgctgctgttttgGGGCTGGCTCATGGGCGGTGCTCGTGCGAATGAGCTTCAGTGGACGACCGCAGCATCGCGCCCGCACCATGTCCAGCACCTCGTTCAGTGTCTGCTCCAGCTTCAAGAGGTAATCACGCGGCGCCTGCACGTCACTCGTCCGCTCGAGAATGACCAAGACAACGCCGACCGGTGCCTCCATATACTCGCCGGCGAGCGCCTCACGAAGAGCCTCCATTTCTTCCAGTCCCTTCACGTCGTCCGGGTGCGCCTCCTGGTGACGACGAAGATGGGCTTGGCGATGCTGAGCAGCCTGGCGCCTCTGGTGCACCGCCACGGCTGTCGCATGGTGGACGGAGTAGTAGAGGAagagccgcggcggcagcactgcaTCCAAGGTGGAGCGcaacgtcgtcgtcaccacTGGCACCCGCTCGACGGCAGCTACCGAGCCATCCGCGGTGCGCAATGCCACATTCTTCACCCCActggcgacgccgctgctagcgagggaggcagcagcaggtgcacttTCCATCGGCGACACGCCGACGAGCAAGTCGCGCACGTACGGTGGCAAGTGTACGACCGCGTCGACTGCGGTCTCATCCGGCTTCGCATCACGCAATGAGTCCTCCAGAGAGACCATctcacgcagcagctcaaCGTACTCAACGGTACCGGAAGGAACTTCGCGCATGCCACTCAGACACGCGGCCACGgtgaagctgcgccgcgcttCGTCGCGGTCAACGCTGTCCGCACCGTCGGCAGGCGtaggggaggagaaaaaataCTCTAAAAGCTGCTCTGTCGCCCGCGTGCGGTACAGCTGGTGCTCCGACACGGGTGCCAGGGCTGGCGCGCCTTGCACGGCATCCTCTGCCTCATGGTcggccctcttctctgttgaCGCTGcagactgctgctgctgctgctgctgctcatcggTGCTCTCTGGcccgtgtgctgctgtggctgcggtggggtcttcctcatcctcttccGGATGCATCAATGCTGtcttgcagctgcgcgcctgACCCACCGCAatgggcagcagccgcacgaCCATGTCGGACACGTGCGCGTGTTGgtacggtggcggtgggtgAGAAGCGGCGTCGACCGTGGGCGGTGCGGGGGACGTGAGTGGGTTGTCCTTGGTGCTAAAGCTGTCCGCATCCACACAAGTCTGATGCGTggcctgccgctgccggaaCTGAAGTTGGTGACAGACTGCAGGCAGCACGTCTTTGAAGCGGAGGGGCAGGTGGGCAATGACGCACGGGTCGTCGCGGGCGGTGAGCGTCAGCGGTGCGTCCTGCGCGAACACGACGGCGAGGGGGTCCTCGGGGCACTTGTCCTCCACGCCAACAGTACTGAGGCCCACCTGAAACATAGCGTCATCCAGTGCGTCCCTATCACTGTGTTTACCGGCAACATCGCCATTGCCGTTGACGTCGCGCACAGAGCGAATCGCCCCTGCGCGGCGCGTCTTGACTGCCCTCATGCGTTGTTTTGTCTCGATTTTTCCAcgttttccccccttttcggtGTTGTGGCGCGTCACACCTTCGCGCGAGGacgtcttccccccccctcgggTGCTGGCCGGGATGCGGAGGAGCAGAGACGAAAGTACCGCGCGACACACGGACAGCCAGACGGGtagacgcacgcacgaccAACAAGTgcgaggcgaggaggcgcctCTCGTTTGCTTCTCCTGTCGGTccgcttcgctgctgctgtgctacGCGCCTGTgctctctcccgctcctttcactttcttttcgttctcaAGTTAACCTCTCAGCACCTCAGCCGTGCGTGTGAGCACGTCAACCTCCCCAAGACAGGAGGCGCACAGGTGAGGCGCGTCGTTCATGAGTATGGAGGATGGTTagcaaaggagggaggaggaggaggaggaggagagagttGTGCGTGGCGAGggtagggagagggaggaggagaacgggGAGGTGGGCGATGTGTCCCGCAGGGAGTACCGATCTCATTCAGGAACAACACGGAATCCacacgaaagagaggagagcggtgagCATCCACCCGCTACTACTCACGATACAACGCCTGCGCGCGTGATGTTGCTGCCTTGATATCCACTCTCTCCCTGAGTGGAGGCCATGCAGCGagcaagcgagggagagagagagaagggaggcggaggcggaggtgtgtgtgtgtgtggggtggggggggtaGCACGAAGTGTGCTGTTCGGGTTTCACATGGATGTTCCTTCTTGGCCCGCTTGTAGTGTGGTTGCGGATGGTTGCACagagcgagggggggggaggggggaagacggaggcacagcagctggagtGTAGCAGGGATGTGGCGCGTACAAGAGACTATAAAGAAGCGAAATACCCGCTAGGCAAGCAAGAGCTGCCTCGTGTTGTTAttgggcgtgcgtgtgcaggggtggcaaaggagagcggtggcgtctgctgcggcggtgaggtgtgcgtgcgtgtgtgtgtgttgggcATCGTGCCTACTCCCCATCACTTTGCGCGAAATCATGACAtcgatagagagagagagaggacggggAAAGACGGTACGGTGTAGTCATGGccgcctctccgcctctcgcAACCACAtgtggagaagctgcaccaGTCGACGTAGCTCTGTCTGTGCTTCAGCGTCTGCGGCGGCCACGTCTGCGACGTGAGCACGCCGCGAATCCAccccgtcgccgctgcggctacTGCACTGCGCTGggaagggaggtggtggcactgctgcgtgaGAGTGAGCGTTCATGGCGCGCGGTGCCACACATGTCACGGCCCAGTGCAGTGgtacgccaccgccgaccaCCGCTACGGCGACGCCGAAGAGCGGGTGCCGGGTCATTACCGCAGAGAGCTGTGCCACGGTCGTTGCCGAGACTGGCACTGGCACTTCCACGTTCGCAGCTGAAGCgcctgtggctgctgcaacagcagcttgGGACTCACGTGAAGGATGCTGCAAGCCGCCACATTCATGAGAAACCTTCGCACCGCGATCTTCCGGCGAACTTTGGCGCCATCTGCGAGTCTGACAAGTTGTTGGAGGCGGCGCCTCGGtcctctccgctgccacgccaGGGGCAAACGCACGGTTGGCAAACACGCAGGGCAGGGTCATGAGACGTATGGCCAGCAGCACGACTTGGTGCACTCGGCTAGAGTGCACACAGGCCCATGTGgcgtcatcatcgctgccCGCAGCTCTCAGagccgcagcgtcgccttgctcttcctccgccaTTCGCGCGAGCAACGTGCGGTCTTGGCGAAACTGCTCGATGTAGAGCTGTAGCACTtccaccgccacggcgcaccacagcggcaggtGCGCAATCTGACCCTGCAGCTCTCCATACACGAAGGCCTCCATCATGCACAGCGAGGACGCGACGTtgtcgctctcctctgcgctcGCTGTGTGGCGAGGCCTCGGAGGAATGGAGAGCAGACGGACGCGCAGGCGGGCGAGCGCAGCGCGTTCAAATTGCGTCCCACCTGCAGGAACTGGAGGCGCTGTGACGGCGCTGTCATGGgtggcgtgcagcagcatgcCTTCCACAGCGGCGTTGTGCAGCCGCATggacgccgcggcgcgcgcgaGCGGTGACAAAGCGGGGGATTTCGAGAACTGCGAAGTTGGCGACGGCGGTACGAGCCGCCACGTATGCGACGCGGAGGACGGGAGCACCTCCAGCCGCGGGACAAGCAGCACTAAAGAGACGcactgctccagctgcttccACGCGAGCAGGACGCTCGCCATCACCGCCCACAGCCTCTCCGTCTCATCGCAGAAGTGAGCGTAGTTGCAAAGTGGGTTTGcctcagcgtcgtcgtctctgctcttccccggctgcgactgctgcgtcGTAAATCCTCTCGAGCTACTCTGCGTGCCTGACGGAGCTGGTTGAGGTGGCGCCCCAGTTGAGGTGGCGcccggcggcgaggcggacTGGCGCCCACAGCCTCGCCGTGTCGCGCGTAGTCcccagcgccgtcgctggcgaGACATCACAGAACTTCGACGCGCGCTGGAGGCCTGCACAAATCCTGAGAGTGTCTGCACcgccaacagcggcagcagcgctgttggTGAGGTGCCCTGAACCCGCGggaggtggggcgggggaggggtggcggagAGCAAAGGTGCCCGCACTGGTCCTGTGCCAGGAGCGCGCCATTCATCatggggaggaagagggaggcagcgTGCCTGTTGAGGCGGCTGCCTCTGGGCATGCGGGCGGCCGAACACCGCTGCCCTCGCCTCCTCAAGCGCGTAGCGCTCGCCACTGTGCTGCGTACTGTTCATCGACGACTCGCCAGCTCGGTAGTCGTCGCCGTCATGCTGCCGCAACGGTGTATAGCGATGATGATGCCGGTAGTACAGGAGATGAAACCTATAAAGGGCGGGGTCGAGCAGCTGTCCTGCAGCCAAGCAGCCACACATGCAGGTAGCGTCGCCCATACTCCTGGCGAGCGACGGTAGAGCTGCTGTTGGCTCGAGCG
Proteins encoded in this window:
- a CDS encoding hypothetical protein (TriTrypDB/GeneDB-style sysID: LpmP.04.0630), producing MARSRAAPRTSGGSSRHASAAAPHPPPKAAAPLHQSTPHPQAQAHPQQPNGVTNIYVQRPMAGGGGSGILGTMAAVAGGSVLGHGISNYLYGHNNQAPTQPAEAQQLAQAAQQEGYACTPQLLGYSKCLEANPESADGCKWAWDYFTQCQSEHPMPPPQA
- a CDS encoding ubiquitin-conjugating enzyme e2, putative (TriTrypDB/GeneDB-style sysID: LpmP.04.0640), translating into MLTTRIIKETEKLQRECPPGITATPTSENPRYFMVTIQGPPQSCYEGGLFRLELFLPEEYPMKPPKVRFLTRIYHPNVDKVGRICLDIIKDKWSPALLINKVLLSIQILMSSPNPDDPLANDVAEHWKDDEAGAMQTAREWTRTYAKP
- a CDS encoding hypothetical protein (TriTrypDB/GeneDB-style sysID: LpmP.04.0650); protein product: MRAVKTRRAGAIRSVRDVNGNGDVAGKHSDRDALDDAMFQVGLSTVGVEDKCPEDPLAVVFAQDAPLTLTARDDPCVIAHLPLRFKDVLPAVCHQLQFRQRQATHQTCVDADSFSTKDNPLTSPAPPTVDAASHPPPPYQHAHVSDMVVRLLPIAVGQARSCKTALMHPEEDEEDPTAATAAHGPESTDEQQQQQQQSAASTEKRADHEAEDAVQGAPALAPVSEHQLYRTRATEQLLEYFFSSPTPADGADSVDRDEARRSFTVAACLSGMREVPSGTVEYVELLREMVSLEDSLRDAKPDETAVDAVVHLPPYVRDLLVGVSPMESAPAAASLASSGVASGVKNVALRTADGSVAAVERVPVVTTTLRSTLDAVLPPRLFLYYSVHHATAVAVHQRRQAAQHRQAHLRRHQEAHPDDVKGLEEMEALREALAGEYMEAPVGVVLVILERTSDVQAPRDYLLKLEQTLNEVLDMVRARCCGRPLKLIRTSTAHEPAPKQQRHTASAPAASGLSPGTRLKQENASSSSSSMKAASAKGQKAPATTIILATPDKQVCTRTLKPLPAQPAAMSASGGGSATVFSTLNVVELNKERTLVQLSLLGEELIRQVTVDLPERGVLLRRLLDEAQLSIDACAILARERSKATQEHLLDGQDVREATVVQCKVLESEVAELRSRLAYVTARKAALRMWVEEQKARELAVSRERVNFETSLQERLTAHTERVKMAQDAARRSSLPG
- a CDS encoding hypothetical protein (TriTrypDB/GeneDB-style sysID: LpmP.04.0660); protein product: MSENVAHLLNGRPQCASGNAGSLTRHTLATDSIEEVDIVSATTRASSPEATLEQQRHVALPQKHRGLLQCASWHRRRPRSGSVPEFSLPPQQRLACAHSGRKQASEDGVFGEDTQSTGVSLSSLTVEDGNSGSSRAASADDDEERRAELSWNPRTRAHPLNSALHHDVSAKWRQCIGHRLGSATEGRRPAVSLRPPPLRTPRACARPHTHDIPATLANLLRHYLSWAPPLSPVAAATGVPFPTDGNVCTRFLSVRWGCQAMTALQSQSDLHRRPLAEERTWDAAPPCPPRPPRRAPSPSFQRRLSASHTTNRHGADEHRCCSATSCHASHRWQQEHLWNLLTHYPRDASACLSLGLGVCAALDAMRAAPPPVLPVAVLQDIAATTATEISAFVHACEEAWQTAVSASLEPTAALPSLARSMGDATCMCGCLAAGQLLDPALYRFHLLYYRHHHRYTPLRQHDGDDYRAGESSMNSTQHSGERYALEEARAAVFGRPHAQRQPPQQARCLPLPPHDEWRAPGTGPVRAPLLSATPPPPHLPRVQGTSPTALLPLLAVQTLSGFVQASSARRSSVMSRQRRRWGLRATRRGCGRQSASPPGATSTGAPPQPAPSGTQSSSRGFTTQQSQPGKSRDDDAEANPLCNYAHFCDETERLWAVMASVLLAWKQLEQCVSLVLLVPRLEVLPSSASHTWRLVPPSPTSQFSKSPALSPLARAAASMRLHNAAVEGMLLHATHDSAVTAPPVPAGGTQFERAALARLRVRLLSIPPRPRHTASAEESDNVASSLCMMEAFVYGELQGQIAHLPLWCAVAVEVLQLYIEQFRQDRTLLARMAEEEQGDAAALRAAGSDDDATWACVHSSRVHQVVLLAIRLMTLPCVFANRAFAPGVAAERTEAPPPTTCQTRRWRQSSPEDRGAKVSHECGGLQHPSRESQAAVAAATGASAANVEVPVPVSATTVAQLSAVMTRHPLFGVAVAVVGGGVPLHWAVTCVAPRAMNAHSHAAVPPPPFPAQCSSRSGDGVDSRRAHVADVAAADAEAQTELRRLVQLLHMWLREAERRP